A portion of the Gossypium arboreum isolate Shixiya-1 chromosome 8, ASM2569848v2, whole genome shotgun sequence genome contains these proteins:
- the LOC108465545 gene encoding lysine--tRNA ligase, chloroplastic/mitochondrial, with the protein MEGLKVWRLSSSIARPSNLRQLFGLGTSSGLVRCLDNGAAAANATNTRLPSRNRRASTSTSTSTNTSDREAVRAIRLKKVEQLRSKGTEPYGYKWDRSHSAKELQEIYKDLNNGEELDSESHHVSIAGRIVARRAFGKLAFLTLRDDSGTIQLYCEKERLLNDQFEQLKTLVDIGDILGASGSIKRTEKGELSVKVVSFSILTKSLLPLPDKFHGLTDIDKRYRQRYVDMIANPEVADIFRKRAKIMREIRKTVESRGFVEVETPVLQGAAGGAEARPFVTYHNSLGRDLYLRIATELHLKRMLVGGFEKVYEIGRIFRNEGISTRHNPEFTTIEMYEAYSDYQSMMDMAEEIVTQCALEVNGKLTIDYQGTEIQLQRPWRRETMHNLVKEVTGVDFTELEDDLKVAKDVVLKAVGLGLDSKDKSSIEACPSLGHLLNEVFEIFVEPKLLQPTFVLDYPIEISPLAKPHRRHAGLTERFELFICGRELANAFSELTDPLDQRARLEEQVRQHNKKRAEAVSVTDGTGEQKNIDEDSMYEVTLDDDFLTALEYGMPPASGMGLGIDRLVMLLTDSASIRDVIAFPVLKISQ; encoded by the exons GCTTGAAGGTATGGAGGTTATCTTCATCCATTGCAAGGCCTTCGAATTTGAGGCAACTATTTGGATTAGGTACTTCCTCTGGCCTAGTCCGCTGCTTAGACAATGGCGCCGCCGCCGCCAACGCCACCAACACAAGGTTGCCCTCTCGCAACCGCCGCGCTTCCACCTCCACATCCACTTCCACTAACACTTCGGACCGTGAAGCCGTCCGTGCGATCCGCCTGAAAAAAGTAGAGCAATTGCGGAGCAAAGGGACGGAGCCGTACGGTTATAAGTGGGATAGGAGTCACAGTGCTAAGGAGCTTCAAGAAATATACAAGGATCTAAACAATGGCGAAGAGTTGGATAGTGAGAGCCACCATGTTTCTATTGCAGGCCGAATTGTGGCTCGTAGAGCCTTTGGGAAGCTTGCTTTTCTCACTTTAAGAGATGATTCCGGCACTATTCag CTATACTGTGAGAAAGAAAGGCTTTTGAATGATCAATTTGAGCAGTTAAAGACACTTGTTGATATTGGTGATATATTGGGTGCTTCTGGCTCTATCAAGCGGACTGAGAAAG GGGAGCTTTCTGTTAAGGTAGTTTCTTTTTCAATCCTTACTAAATCACTACTTCCACTGCCGGACAAGTTTCATGGTTTAACCGACATTGATAAGCGATACCGTCAAAG GTATGTTGACATGATTGCAAATCCTGAAGTAGCTGACATATTCCGGAAACGAGCAAAG ATCATGAGGGAGATACGAAAGACAGTAGAATCTCGAGGTTTTGTTGAAGTTGAAACTCCAGTTCTGCAG GGAGCAGCTGGTGGGGCTGAAGCACGGCCATTTGTGACATACCATAACTCCCTTGGAAGGGATCTTTATCTAAGAATTGCAACTGAACTTCACTTGAAGAGAATGCTG GTTGGGGGATTTGAAAAAGTATATGAGATTGGTCGGATATTCAGAAACGAAGGCATTTCTACTCGTCATAATCCTGAATTTACTACCATTGAG ATGTATGAAGCATATTCAGACTATCAGAGTATGATGGACATGGCCGAGGAAATTGTGACCCAATGTGCTCTTGAAGTTAATGGAAAGCTCACCATTGATTACCAG GGGACTGAGATACAGTTGCAGCGGCCATGGCGGAGGGAAACCATGCACAATCTTGTTAAAGAAGTCACTGGGGTTGATTTCACTGAATTGGAAGATGATCTTAAAGTTGCTAAAGATGTTGTTCTGAAGGCAGTTGGGCTTGGTCTCGATAGTAAGGACAAGTCTTCCATTGAAGCTTGCCCTTCACTTGGCCACCTCCTTAATGAG gtttttgaaatttttgttgaACCGAAGCTCCTGCAGCCTACATTTGTTTTGGACTATCCCATTGAAATATCTCCTCTTGCCAAACCTCACCGGAG GCATGCAGGTTTGACTGAGAGATTTGAACTCTTCATATGTGGTCGTGAACTGGCCAATGCATTCTCGGAGTTGACTGATCCTTTGGACCAG AGAGCTCGCCTGGAAGAGCAAGTAAGACAACATAACAAGAAGAGAGCAGAAGCTGTTTCAGTCACGGATGGCACAGGAGAGCAAAAGAATATAGATGAGGACTCCATGTATGAAGTGACTCTTGATGATGATTTTCTTACTGCTTTGGAATATGGAATGCCTCCAGCTTCAGGAATG GGACTTGGAATCGACAGGTTGGTGATGCTCTTGACGGATTCCGCCAGCATCCGAGATGTCATTGCTTTTCCCGTTTTAAAGATTTCACAGTAA